The following are encoded together in the Streptomyces sp. NBC_00341 genome:
- a CDS encoding AAA family ATPase produces MTVSETTAAVGAEALRPHAEDAFADELKALAAADDRPRPARWRLSPWAVATYLLGGALPDGTVISPKYVGPRRLVEVAVSTLATDRALLLLGVPGTAKTWVSEHLAAAVSGDSTLLVQGTAGTPEEAVRYGWNYAQLLAHGPSRDALVPSPLMRAMSEGMTARIEELTRMPADVQDSLITILSEKTLPLPELGQEVQAVRGFNVIATANDRDRGVNELSSALRRRFNTVVLPLPATPEAEVEIVSRRVEQVGRALDLPPAPDGLAEIRRVVTVFRELRDGVTTDGRTRIKSPSGTLSTAEAISVVTNGLALAAHFGDGVLRAGDVAAGLLGAVVRDPAADRVVWQEYLETVVRERDGWKDFYRACREASA; encoded by the coding sequence ATGACCGTGTCAGAAACCACCGCAGCCGTGGGCGCGGAGGCGCTGCGCCCACACGCGGAGGACGCCTTCGCCGACGAGTTGAAGGCGCTCGCCGCCGCCGACGACCGCCCGCGTCCCGCCCGTTGGAGGCTGTCGCCCTGGGCCGTCGCCACGTATCTGCTGGGCGGCGCGCTGCCCGACGGCACCGTGATCTCACCCAAGTACGTGGGTCCGCGCCGTCTCGTGGAGGTCGCCGTCAGCACCCTCGCCACGGACCGGGCGCTGCTCCTGCTCGGGGTGCCCGGCACCGCCAAGACCTGGGTGTCCGAGCACCTCGCGGCGGCCGTCAGCGGCGACTCGACCCTCCTGGTCCAGGGCACGGCGGGCACCCCGGAGGAAGCCGTCCGCTACGGGTGGAACTACGCGCAGCTCCTCGCGCACGGCCCCAGCCGCGACGCGCTGGTGCCGAGCCCGCTGATGCGCGCCATGTCCGAGGGCATGACCGCGCGGATCGAGGAGCTCACCCGCATGCCCGCCGATGTGCAGGACTCGCTGATCACCATCCTGTCCGAGAAGACCCTGCCGCTGCCCGAGCTGGGCCAGGAGGTCCAGGCGGTCCGCGGGTTCAACGTCATCGCCACCGCCAACGACCGCGACCGGGGGGTCAACGAGCTGTCCAGCGCGCTGCGCCGCCGGTTCAACACCGTGGTCCTGCCGCTGCCGGCCACCCCGGAGGCGGAGGTCGAGATCGTCTCCCGGCGCGTCGAACAGGTCGGCCGCGCCCTCGACCTGCCTCCCGCCCCCGACGGCCTCGCCGAGATCCGCCGCGTGGTCACCGTCTTCCGCGAGCTGCGCGACGGGGTCACCACCGACGGCCGCACCAGGATCAAGTCACCCTCGGGGACGCTGTCCACGGCCGAGGCCATCTCCGTCGTCACCAACGGCCTCGCCCTCGCCGCCCACTTCGGTGACGGGGTGCTGCGCGCGGGGGACGTGGCGGCCGGCCTCCTCGGCGCGGTCGTCCGGGACCCGGCCGCCGACCGGGTGGTCTGGCAGGAGTACCTGGAGACGGTCGTGCGTGAGCGGGACGGCTGGAAGGACTTCTACCGCGCCTGCCGTGAGGCCTCCGCATGA
- a CDS encoding DUF5682 family protein, with amino-acid sequence MTGTPRPGIPRPGSSRPGGPLLLGVRHHGPGSARAVGAALEAARPGAVLIEGPPEGDALLPLAADEQMRPPVALLAHAVDDPGRAAFWPLAGFSPEWVAIRWALAHDVPVRFIDLPAAHSLAMAEKEEEREREREKEKEHPGSAERAGEAGPAPVPVDPIGVLAETAGYDDPERWWEDVVEHRAHDGGPGDPLAAFAALGEAMTALREVYGDGGHPRDAVREAYMRIQLRTARKEFDDDVAVVCGAWHVPALEARTTLAADRALLKGLPKVKAELTWVPWTHQRLARHSGYGAGIDSPGWYAHLFASPDRPIERWMTKVAGLLRDEDRFVSSAHVIEAVRLAGTLAAMRGRPLAGLGEATDAVRAVMCEGSDMPLALVRDRLIVGGALGEVPDTAPAVPLQRDLTRLQRTLRLRPEASERDIELDLRKDTDAARSRLLHRLRILGVGWGEPTEGRGSTGTFRESWRLRWEPELYVRVAEAGIWGTTVLSAATARAESDALSATALADVTALAERCLLAGLPDALPVVMRMLADRAALDTDVGHLADALPSLARALRYGDVRSTDTAALGEVAAGLAERICVGLPPACTGLDDEGAAALRRQVDGVHTAIGLLAGAVPANADGLRERWRAVLHKLAARDTVAGVIRGRAARLLLDEGHLEQDDAARLMGLALSPGTPPADAAAWIEGFVGGAAGGGMLLVHDERLLALVDAWLSQVAPDTFTDVLPLLRRTFSAYEPGIRRTLGELVRRGPAAGGGTGAGAVPGVTTAPGFGPVLDGPRADAVLPVLRLLLGLDGGATATENDEQALGATG; translated from the coding sequence ATGACCGGCACCCCGCGCCCCGGCATCCCACGGCCCGGCTCCTCCCGCCCCGGCGGTCCGCTGCTGCTGGGGGTGCGGCACCACGGTCCCGGCTCGGCCCGTGCGGTCGGCGCCGCGCTGGAGGCCGCCCGGCCCGGGGCGGTGCTCATCGAGGGCCCGCCCGAGGGCGACGCGCTGCTGCCGCTCGCCGCCGACGAGCAGATGCGGCCGCCCGTCGCACTGCTCGCCCACGCGGTGGACGATCCCGGCCGGGCGGCGTTCTGGCCACTCGCCGGGTTCTCGCCCGAATGGGTCGCGATCCGCTGGGCCCTCGCGCACGACGTCCCGGTCCGCTTCATCGACCTCCCGGCCGCCCACTCGCTGGCCATGGCGGAGAAGGAGGAGGAGCGGGAGCGGGAGCGGGAGAAGGAGAAGGAGCACCCGGGCTCGGCGGAGCGGGCCGGGGAAGCGGGCCCCGCGCCCGTCCCGGTCGACCCCATCGGGGTGCTGGCCGAGACCGCGGGCTACGACGACCCCGAGCGCTGGTGGGAGGACGTCGTCGAACACCGCGCCCACGACGGGGGCCCCGGCGACCCGTTGGCGGCCTTCGCCGCGCTCGGCGAGGCGATGACCGCCCTGCGCGAGGTGTACGGGGACGGCGGCCACCCCAGGGACGCGGTCCGCGAGGCGTACATGCGCATCCAGCTGCGCACGGCCCGCAAGGAGTTCGACGACGACGTCGCCGTGGTCTGCGGTGCCTGGCACGTACCCGCGCTCGAAGCGAGGACGACCCTCGCGGCCGACCGGGCCCTCCTCAAGGGGCTGCCCAAGGTCAAGGCCGAGCTGACCTGGGTGCCCTGGACCCACCAGCGGCTCGCCCGGCACAGCGGATACGGGGCCGGGATCGACTCACCCGGCTGGTACGCCCACCTCTTCGCGTCCCCGGACCGCCCGATCGAACGGTGGATGACCAAGGTCGCCGGACTCCTGCGCGACGAGGACCGGTTCGTGTCGTCCGCCCATGTCATCGAGGCCGTCAGGCTCGCCGGGACCCTCGCCGCCATGCGGGGCCGCCCGCTCGCCGGTCTGGGCGAGGCGACCGACGCCGTGCGGGCCGTGATGTGCGAGGGCTCCGACATGCCGCTCGCCCTCGTCCGGGACCGGCTGATCGTCGGCGGCGCCCTCGGCGAGGTACCGGACACCGCCCCCGCCGTGCCGCTCCAGCGCGATCTCACCCGCCTGCAGCGCACCCTGCGGCTCAGACCGGAGGCGTCCGAACGGGACATCGAGCTCGACCTCCGCAAGGACACCGACGCGGCGCGCAGCCGGCTGCTGCACCGGCTGCGGATCCTCGGTGTCGGCTGGGGCGAGCCCACCGAGGGCCGGGGGAGCACCGGCACCTTCCGGGAGAGCTGGCGGCTGCGCTGGGAGCCGGAGCTGTACGTACGTGTCGCGGAGGCCGGCATCTGGGGCACCACCGTGCTCTCCGCCGCGACCGCCCGCGCCGAGTCGGACGCCCTGTCGGCCACCGCCCTGGCCGACGTCACCGCCCTCGCGGAACGGTGCCTGCTGGCCGGACTGCCCGACGCGCTGCCCGTCGTCATGCGGATGCTCGCGGACCGCGCCGCGCTCGACACGGACGTCGGCCACCTCGCGGACGCCCTGCCGTCCCTGGCCCGCGCGCTGCGCTACGGAGACGTCCGGTCCACGGACACCGCCGCGCTCGGGGAGGTCGCGGCGGGGCTCGCGGAGCGGATCTGCGTCGGGCTGCCCCCCGCCTGCACCGGACTCGACGACGAGGGGGCCGCCGCGCTGCGCCGCCAGGTGGACGGCGTCCACACGGCGATCGGCCTGCTCGCCGGCGCCGTACCGGCGAACGCGGACGGGCTGCGCGAGCGCTGGAGAGCGGTCCTGCACAAGCTCGCCGCCCGGGACACGGTCGCGGGAGTGATCAGGGGCCGGGCCGCCCGCCTGCTGCTCGACGAGGGGCACCTCGAACAGGACGACGCGGCCCGGCTGATGGGCCTGGCCCTCTCGCCCGGCACACCGCCCGCAGACGCCGCCGCGTGGATCGAGGGCTTCGTCGGCGGGGCGGCCGGCGGCGGCATGCTCCTGGTCCACGACGAGAGGCTGCTCGCCCTGGTCGACGCCTGGCTGTCCCAAGTCGCCCCCGACACCTTCACCGACGTACTGCCGCTGCTGCGCCGCACCTTCTCGGCGTACGAACCGGGCATCCGGCGCACGCTGGGCGAGCTCGTCCGGCGCGGCCCGGCCGCCGGGGGAGGGACCGGCGCGGGCGCGGTCCCCGGCGTGACGACGGCCCCCGGATTCGGCCCCGTCCTGGACGGTCCACGCGCGGACGCGGTGCTGCCGGTGCTCCGCCTCCTGCTGGGCCTGGACGGGGGAGCGACGGCGACCGAGAACGACGAACAAGCGCTGGGGGCGACGGGATGA
- a CDS encoding VWA domain-containing protein, with protein MVLGADSAESTGHTLTARDAAMDGALTALYESGGRQPGGRGGSGRSAGLGASAPSVARWLGDIRTYFPSSVVQVMQRDAIDRLGLSALLLEPEMLEAVEADVHLVGTLLSLNKVMPETTKETARAVVRKVVEKLESRLTTRTRTALTGALDRSAKVTRPRHHDIDWNRTIRANLKNYLTLPGEDGAAGTGTVVPERLIGYGRAARSVRKDVILCVDQSGSMAASVVYASVFGAVLASMRALRTRLVVFDTAVVDLTDQLDDPVDVLFGTQLGGGTDINRALAYCQSRITRPADTVVVLISDLYEGGIRDEMLKRVAAMKASGVRFVTLLALSDEGAPAYDRDHAAALAALGAPAFACTPDLFPEVMAAAIEKRPLPVPDREAPA; from the coding sequence ATGGTGCTGGGCGCGGACAGCGCGGAGAGCACCGGCCACACCCTCACCGCACGCGACGCCGCGATGGACGGCGCGCTGACCGCGCTGTACGAGAGCGGCGGCAGACAGCCAGGCGGCCGGGGCGGCAGCGGCCGCTCGGCCGGGCTCGGCGCGTCCGCGCCCTCCGTGGCCCGCTGGCTCGGGGACATCCGTACGTACTTCCCCAGCTCCGTCGTCCAGGTCATGCAGCGCGACGCCATCGACCGGCTGGGCCTCTCCGCGCTCCTGCTCGAACCGGAGATGCTGGAGGCCGTCGAGGCGGACGTCCATCTCGTCGGCACCCTGCTCTCGCTCAACAAGGTCATGCCGGAGACGACGAAGGAGACCGCGCGAGCCGTCGTGCGCAAGGTCGTCGAGAAGCTGGAGAGCCGCCTCACCACCCGCACCAGGACCGCGCTCACGGGTGCGCTGGACCGCTCGGCGAAGGTCACCCGGCCGCGCCACCACGACATCGACTGGAACCGGACCATCCGGGCCAACCTCAAGAACTATCTGACCCTCCCCGGTGAGGACGGGGCGGCCGGGACGGGCACGGTCGTGCCCGAGCGGCTCATCGGCTACGGGCGCGCGGCGCGGTCCGTGCGCAAGGACGTCATCCTCTGCGTCGACCAGTCCGGTTCGATGGCGGCCTCCGTCGTCTACGCCTCGGTCTTCGGCGCCGTGCTCGCCTCCATGCGCGCCCTGCGGACCAGACTCGTCGTCTTCGACACGGCCGTCGTCGACCTCACCGACCAGCTCGACGATCCGGTGGACGTGCTCTTCGGCACCCAGCTCGGCGGCGGCACGGACATCAACCGGGCGCTCGCCTACTGTCAGTCCAGGATCACCCGCCCGGCGGACACCGTCGTCGTGCTCATCAGCGATCTGTACGAGGGCGGCATTCGCGACGAGATGCTGAAGCGGGTCGCCGCGATGAAGGCGTCCGGGGTGCGGTTCGTGACCCTGCTTGCCCTCTCCGACGAGGGAGCGCCCGCCTACGACCGTGACCACGCGGCGGCGCTCGCCGCGCTGGGTGCTCCGGCCTTCGCCTGCACGCCGGACCTCTTCCCCGAGGTGATGGCGGCCGCGATCGAGAAGCGGCCGCTGCCCGTGCCGGACCGGGAGGCCCCCGCGTGA
- the sucC gene encoding ADP-forming succinate--CoA ligase subunit beta: MDLFEYQARDLFAKHGVPVLAGEVIDTPEAAREATERLGGKSVVKAQVKVGGRGKAGGVKLAADPDEAVARATDILGMDIKGHTVHKVMIAELSPEIEAEYYVSYLLDRTNRTFLAMASVQGGMDIEEVAEKTPEALAKVPVNAVDGVDIVKAREIVAQAKFPADVAEGVAEAMVTLWDTFVAEDALLVEVNPLVKTKDGRILALDGKVSLDENADFRQPDHEALEDKAAANPLEAAAKAKNLNYVKLDGEVGIIGNGAGLVMSTLDVVAYAGENHGNVKPANFLDIGGGASAEVMANGLEIILGDPDVKSVFVNVFGGITACDEVANGIVQALELLKTKGEAVTKPLVVRLDGNNAELGRKILSDANHPLVQRVDTMDGAADKAAELAAAAK, encoded by the coding sequence GTGGACCTGTTCGAGTACCAGGCGAGGGACCTCTTCGCCAAGCACGGTGTACCGGTGCTGGCCGGTGAAGTCATCGACACGCCTGAGGCAGCCCGCGAGGCGACCGAGCGGCTGGGCGGCAAGTCTGTCGTCAAGGCGCAGGTGAAGGTCGGTGGCCGAGGCAAGGCCGGTGGCGTCAAGCTGGCCGCCGACCCCGACGAGGCGGTCGCCCGTGCGACCGACATCCTCGGCATGGACATCAAGGGCCACACGGTCCACAAGGTGATGATCGCCGAGCTGTCCCCGGAGATCGAGGCGGAGTACTACGTCTCGTACCTCCTCGACCGCACCAACCGCACCTTCCTGGCCATGGCCTCCGTGCAGGGCGGCATGGACATCGAGGAGGTCGCGGAGAAGACCCCCGAGGCCCTCGCGAAGGTCCCGGTGAACGCCGTTGACGGTGTCGACATCGTCAAGGCCCGCGAGATCGTGGCCCAGGCGAAGTTCCCGGCCGACGTGGCCGAGGGTGTCGCCGAGGCCATGGTGACCCTGTGGGACACCTTCGTCGCGGAGGACGCCCTCCTCGTCGAGGTCAACCCGCTGGTGAAGACCAAGGACGGCCGGATCCTGGCCCTGGACGGAAAGGTCTCTCTCGACGAGAACGCCGACTTCCGCCAGCCCGACCACGAGGCGCTCGAGGACAAGGCCGCAGCCAACCCGCTCGAGGCTGCCGCCAAGGCCAAGAACCTCAACTACGTCAAGCTCGACGGCGAGGTCGGCATCATCGGTAACGGTGCCGGTCTGGTCATGTCGACCCTCGACGTCGTCGCGTACGCCGGTGAGAACCACGGCAACGTGAAGCCCGCCAACTTCCTCGACATCGGTGGCGGCGCCTCCGCAGAGGTCATGGCGAACGGCCTGGAGATCATCCTCGGCGACCCGGACGTCAAGTCCGTGTTCGTCAACGTCTTCGGCGGCATCACCGCCTGTGACGAGGTCGCCAACGGCATCGTCCAGGCGCTCGAACTGCTCAAGACCAAGGGCGAAGCGGTCACCAAGCCGCTCGTCGTGCGCCTCGACGGCAACAACGCGGAGCTGGGTCGCAAGATCCTCTCCGACGCCAACCACCCGCTGGTCCAGCGCGTGGACACCATGGACGGCGCGGCCGACAAGGCCGCCGAGCTCGCCGCGGCTGCGAAGTAA
- the sucD gene encoding succinate--CoA ligase subunit alpha, with amino-acid sequence MAIFLTKDSKVIVQGMTGATGMKHTKLMLADGTNIVGGVNPRKAGTSVDFDGNEVPVFGSVKEAIEKTGANVSVLFVPPAFSKAAVVEAIDAEIPLAVVITEGIAVHDSAAFWAYANAKGNKTRIIGPNCPGLITPGQSNAGIIPGDITKPGRIGLVSKSGTLTYQMMYELRDIGFSSAVGIGGDPVIGTTHIDALAAFEADPETDLIVMIGEIGGDAEERAADFIAKNVTKPVVGYVAGFTAPEGKTMGHAGAIVSGSSGTAQAKKEALEAAGVKVGKTPTETAKLAREILGA; translated from the coding sequence ATGGCTATCTTCCTCACCAAGGACAGCAAGGTCATCGTCCAGGGGATGACCGGCGCGACGGGCATGAAGCACACCAAGCTCATGCTCGCCGACGGCACCAACATCGTCGGCGGCGTGAACCCGCGCAAGGCCGGCACCTCCGTCGACTTCGACGGCAACGAGGTCCCGGTCTTCGGTTCCGTCAAGGAAGCGATCGAGAAGACCGGCGCGAACGTGTCCGTCCTCTTCGTGCCGCCGGCCTTCTCGAAGGCCGCCGTCGTCGAGGCGATCGACGCCGAGATCCCCCTCGCCGTCGTGATCACCGAGGGCATCGCCGTGCACGACTCGGCCGCCTTCTGGGCGTACGCCAACGCCAAGGGCAACAAGACCCGGATCATCGGCCCGAACTGCCCGGGTCTCATCACCCCCGGCCAGTCCAACGCCGGCATCATCCCGGGCGACATCACCAAGCCCGGCCGCATCGGTCTCGTGTCGAAGTCCGGCACGCTGACCTACCAGATGATGTACGAGCTCCGCGACATCGGCTTCTCGTCCGCCGTCGGCATCGGTGGCGACCCCGTCATCGGTACGACGCACATCGACGCCCTCGCGGCGTTCGAGGCCGACCCCGAGACCGACCTCATCGTCATGATCGGCGAGATCGGCGGCGACGCCGAGGAGCGCGCGGCGGACTTCATCGCGAAGAACGTCACCAAGCCGGTCGTCGGCTACGTCGCGGGCTTCACCGCCCCCGAGGGCAAGACCATGGGCCACGCCGGCGCCATCGTCTCCGGCTCCTCCGGCACCGCGCAGGCGAAGAAGGAGGCCCTTGAGGCCGCCGGCGTCAAGGTCGGCAAGACGCCGACCGAGACCGCCAAGCTGGCGCGCGAGATCCTCGGCGCCTGA
- a CDS encoding helix-turn-helix domain-containing protein, whose product MTQSTTGTAAAQPLPSPKERRRLREAKSLSEEQVAAAVGVTRATVRSWETGRTSPRGRKREAYARLIGTADATSASAPTSTPPAPPQPPVDAPVESPTGAPVAPPTESLAEPPTESLAETPAGSCGEAHAEPSAEAPTSSPTSSTASPAEAFDALYRHTAAALFRQTYLLTGRRNLSREAVGKAFDLAWQRWPEVAVDRDPVGWVRAAAYEHAMSPWRLMRPEHRRADPPPEAPGPRALLDALLTLPPVYRRTLLLHDGVGLGLPETAAETEASTPAAAGRLMTARAAVAEKLPELATATAPAEQAALLHEHLGALALAQPATSLPVPELIRTGSERKAQLWTRAAIAFTVLLIGLTLITLATAPRKYETPQSPAQKVGGVPALGGPQKLTPQDRKLQKKLGGELVHGPARLVPRVG is encoded by the coding sequence ATGACACAGAGCACGACCGGCACGGCGGCCGCCCAGCCGCTCCCCTCACCCAAGGAGCGCCGCAGGCTGCGCGAGGCGAAGTCGCTGAGCGAGGAGCAGGTCGCGGCGGCCGTGGGGGTCACCCGGGCCACAGTCCGGTCCTGGGAGACGGGCCGCACCAGTCCACGCGGGCGCAAGCGCGAGGCGTACGCCAGGCTCATCGGAACGGCGGACGCGACGTCCGCGTCCGCACCCACGTCCACGCCCCCGGCACCCCCGCAGCCCCCCGTCGACGCGCCCGTCGAGTCCCCCACCGGAGCACCAGTCGCGCCGCCCACCGAATCCCTTGCGGAGCCGCCCACCGAATCCCTCGCGGAGACGCCCGCCGGGTCCTGCGGCGAGGCGCACGCCGAACCCTCCGCCGAGGCGCCCACATCGTCTCCCACGTCGTCCACCGCCTCCCCGGCCGAGGCGTTCGACGCGCTGTACCGGCATACGGCCGCCGCGCTGTTCCGCCAGACCTATCTACTGACCGGCCGCCGCAACCTGTCCCGCGAGGCCGTCGGCAAGGCCTTCGACCTCGCCTGGCAGCGCTGGCCGGAGGTCGCCGTGGACCGCGACCCGGTGGGCTGGGTGCGGGCGGCCGCCTACGAGCACGCGATGTCGCCGTGGCGCCTGATGCGCCCCGAACACCGCCGGGCCGATCCGCCGCCCGAGGCGCCCGGCCCCCGCGCGCTGCTCGACGCGCTGCTGACCCTGCCGCCCGTGTACCGCCGCACGCTGCTGCTCCACGACGGTGTCGGGCTCGGGCTGCCCGAGACCGCGGCGGAGACGGAGGCGAGCACCCCGGCGGCGGCGGGGCGGCTGATGACCGCGCGGGCGGCCGTCGCGGAAAAGCTGCCCGAGCTCGCGACGGCGACGGCACCGGCCGAGCAGGCGGCGCTGCTGCACGAGCACCTGGGCGCGCTCGCCCTCGCCCAGCCCGCGACCTCGCTGCCGGTCCCGGAGCTGATCCGGACGGGCAGCGAGCGCAAGGCGCAGCTCTGGACACGGGCGGCCATCGCGTTCACCGTGCTGCTGATCGGCCTGACCCTGATCACCCTGGCCACCGCCCCGAGGAAGTACGAAACGCCCCAGTCGCCCGCGCAGAAGGTCGGCGGGGTGCCGGCGCTCGGCGGGCCGCAGAAGCTCACGCCGCAGGACAGGAAGCTTCAGAAGAAGCTCGGCGGCGAGCTGGTGCACGGTCCGGCCCGGCTGGTTCCCCGGGTGGGCTGA
- a CDS encoding DUF6350 family protein: protein MTERSPSLSAEQGRPAVLASALLRGVLAAGLGLGSIAVLVMVLWISSPASGSGPGEAVHTAAGLWLLAHGAELIRTDTLTGTPAPVGVVPLLLAAVPVWLVHRAVRDALEPDEGRVAPSPAAAFALVTGGYLLVGAPVALYVRGASLSAEPLSLLFPSLLVVVGAAAAGVWTAAGRPLGPPPSWAPVRLHEAMARSRFIRRAEAAGRSAAAGVMVLLGGGALVVAVALVWHADPVQDSFLRLSGDWAGRFAVLFLALLLVPNAAVWGAAYGLGPGFALGTASTVGPLGFTGRPAVPDFPLLAAMPAEGAGAPPNWATAAVPVAAALAVAWFTVRRAAPAHGEREEAWSLRETAFTAVLGALGCGIGAALLAAAAGGPLGTRALAEFGPVWWLTGAAALVWTAVLGVPLALLLRAWRLRGRAAPEQPAKSTVPAPTPTPAPAPAPVSEGTAGRDKDAKDAKDTKGAKDAKHGEGGGDGGDGGDGGDGEDAELYDFLPTDPWHARADSERADQPAEAGPVRPPDAAF from the coding sequence GTGACCGAACGCAGCCCCTCGTTGTCAGCGGAGCAGGGACGGCCCGCCGTACTGGCCTCGGCGCTGCTGCGCGGCGTGCTCGCCGCAGGGCTCGGGCTGGGCTCCATCGCGGTGCTCGTCATGGTGCTGTGGATCAGTTCCCCGGCCTCCGGCAGCGGTCCCGGCGAGGCCGTGCACACGGCCGCAGGCCTCTGGCTGCTCGCCCATGGTGCCGAACTGATCAGAACCGACACCCTGACCGGGACCCCGGCCCCCGTCGGCGTCGTCCCGCTGCTGCTCGCCGCCGTGCCGGTCTGGCTGGTGCACCGCGCGGTCAGGGACGCGCTGGAGCCCGACGAAGGGCGCGTAGCCCCCTCGCCCGCGGCCGCCTTCGCCCTGGTGACGGGCGGTTATCTGCTGGTCGGAGCGCCCGTCGCGCTCTACGTGCGCGGGGCCTCGCTGTCCGCGGAGCCGCTGTCCCTGCTGTTCCCGTCGCTCCTCGTGGTGGTGGGCGCGGCGGCGGCCGGGGTGTGGACGGCCGCCGGGCGCCCGCTCGGGCCGCCGCCGTCATGGGCGCCGGTGCGGCTGCACGAGGCGATGGCGCGCTCCCGGTTCATCCGGCGGGCGGAGGCGGCGGGCCGGTCTGCGGCGGCCGGAGTGATGGTCCTGCTGGGCGGGGGCGCGCTGGTGGTCGCGGTGGCGCTGGTGTGGCACGCGGACCCGGTCCAGGACTCGTTCCTGCGGCTCTCGGGCGACTGGGCCGGCCGGTTCGCGGTGCTGTTCCTGGCGCTGCTGCTGGTGCCGAACGCGGCGGTGTGGGGCGCGGCGTACGGGCTCGGGCCGGGGTTCGCGCTCGGTACGGCGTCCACGGTCGGCCCGCTCGGGTTCACCGGCCGCCCGGCGGTGCCGGACTTCCCGCTGCTGGCCGCGATGCCGGCCGAGGGCGCGGGGGCGCCGCCGAACTGGGCGACGGCCGCGGTCCCGGTCGCGGCGGCGCTGGCGGTGGCCTGGTTCACCGTGCGACGGGCGGCGCCCGCGCACGGTGAGCGCGAGGAGGCGTGGAGCCTGCGGGAGACCGCGTTCACCGCCGTGCTGGGGGCGCTGGGGTGCGGGATCGGCGCCGCGCTCCTGGCGGCGGCGGCCGGCGGACCGCTCGGGACCCGGGCGCTGGCGGAGTTCGGTCCCGTGTGGTGGCTCACCGGGGCGGCGGCCCTGGTGTGGACGGCGGTGCTCGGCGTTCCGCTGGCGCTGCTCCTGCGGGCCTGGCGGCTGCGTGGACGTGCCGCCCCCGAGCAGCCGGCGAAGAGCACCGTGCCCGCACCGACACCGACACCCGCCCCCGCTCCCGCTCCCGTATCGGAAGGCACCGCCGGGCGGGATAAGGACGCCAAGGACGCCAAGGACACGAAGGGAGCCAAGGACGCCAAGCACGGTGAGGGCGGCGGAGACGGCGGGGACGGCGGGGACGGCGGGGACGGTGAGGACGCCGAGCTGTACGACTTCCTGCCGACCGATCCCTGGCACGCGCGGGCGGACAGCGAACGGGCGGACCAGCCGGCCGAGGCCGGACCGGTCCGCCCGCCGGACGCTGCTTTCTGA
- the purN gene encoding phosphoribosylglycinamide formyltransferase has translation MASPLSSAAPARLVVLVSGSGTNLQALLDAIGDDPEGYGAQVVAVGADRDGIAGLERAERAGIPTFVCRVKDHETRAEWDAALASATAAHRPDLVVSAGFMKIVGKEFLAGFGGRIINTHPALLPSFPGAHGVRDALAYGVKATGCTVHFVDDGVDTGPIIAQGVVEVTEEDTPEGEAALHERIKEVERKLLVEAVGRLARDGYRIEGRKVHLDHVGE, from the coding sequence GTGGCCTCCCCGCTCTCCTCCGCCGCCCCGGCCCGACTGGTCGTCCTGGTCTCCGGATCGGGTACGAACCTCCAGGCCCTGCTCGACGCGATCGGTGACGACCCCGAGGGGTACGGCGCCCAGGTCGTGGCGGTCGGTGCGGACCGCGACGGGATCGCCGGTCTTGAGCGGGCCGAACGAGCCGGAATCCCCACGTTCGTGTGCCGGGTCAAGGACCACGAGACGCGCGCGGAGTGGGATGCCGCGCTCGCCTCCGCCACCGCCGCGCACCGCCCGGACCTCGTCGTGTCCGCGGGGTTCATGAAGATCGTCGGCAAGGAGTTCCTCGCCGGGTTCGGCGGCCGGATCATCAACACCCACCCCGCCCTGCTCCCCAGCTTTCCCGGTGCCCACGGGGTACGTGACGCGCTCGCGTACGGCGTGAAGGCCACCGGGTGCACCGTCCACTTCGTCGACGACGGCGTCGACACCGGTCCGATCATCGCGCAGGGCGTGGTCGAGGTGACCGAAGAGGACACCCCGGAGGGCGAAGCGGCCCTCCATGAACGCATCAAGGAAGTCGAGCGCAAGCTGCTCGTCGAGGCCGTGGGGCGGCTCGCCCGTGACGGCTATCGCATTGAGGGACGAAAGGTTCATCTCGATCATGTCGGTGAATAA